In the genome of Pseudomonas protegens, one region contains:
- a CDS encoding bifunctional glycoside hydrolase 114/ polysaccharide deacetylase family protein: MDIEFRRGRVFNMVRRLFTALALCVTPSLVQAAPPAPASVGFWYAERPPLEELAQFEWAVVEPGHMRTADVATLRKLGSQPFAYLSVGEFDGDRVALDKQALTQGASAIRNKAWDSQVMDIATPAWREHLFKRAKALQDQGYAGLFLDTLDSFQLLPEAQREAQRHALASFLRELHSRLPNLKLFFNRGFEVLGELDGVASAVAVESIHAGWDAAAKRYRPVSEADRNWLEGELKPLRAKNIPLVAIDYLPPSRREEARKLARQLSQEGFIPVVTTPDLNSIGLSTVEVQPRRIAMLYDPREGELYDHAGHRMLGGLLEYLGYRVDYLPADDSLPSYSFAGLYAGVVLWMTSGPPQDSRALSRWIGQRLDEQVPLAIMAGLPIEDRALLKRLGLGLAAPGARGALQILSQDKSLIGGFEAPVVARTRELTRVTLLPDGPKPALLLGDDKGGKYAPVAIGAWGGMALAPYVVEANVERSRWILDPFAFIQKALHLPAQPRPDTSTENGRRIATVHIDGDGFPSHAEVRGTPYSGRQVLDDYIRPNPYLTSVSIIEGEIGPKGMSPFLAPELEPIAREIFADSKVEVATHTYSHPFYMQPDKAKKDEDFHAEYGLRLNIPGYKTLDYKREIYGSRDYINSRLTTAQKPVKLIFWPGDALPSADTIKMAYAAGLKNVNGGQTILTKANSSLTGLYPLLRPTEGGLQYYAPVINENMYTNLWKGPYYGFRDVIDTFELTDSPRRLRGIHLYYHFYSGTKQASIKAMTEIYQFMRGQQPLSLWMSDYLDRVHGLYQASLARTADGDWQVRGLDGLRTLRLDPALGWPDLGRSRGVAGVRDLPQGRYVALSSDQPLLALRPERDPRPALELANIPLRDWRYVNDRQVAFSFAGQFNLEFSVRSASACRVEVQGQRYAGKSEQGLWHFQLPLKQVSDGQLFCN, translated from the coding sequence ATGGACATCGAGTTTCGCAGGGGGCGTGTCTTCAACATGGTTCGGCGCCTGTTTACCGCATTGGCTTTGTGTGTAACCCCTTCGCTGGTACAGGCCGCGCCGCCGGCGCCTGCCAGCGTCGGCTTCTGGTACGCCGAACGACCTCCGCTGGAGGAACTGGCGCAGTTCGAGTGGGCGGTGGTCGAGCCCGGTCATATGCGCACCGCGGATGTCGCCACCTTGCGCAAGCTGGGCAGCCAGCCGTTCGCCTACCTGTCGGTGGGCGAGTTCGACGGCGACCGCGTGGCACTCGACAAACAGGCCCTGACCCAGGGCGCCAGCGCGATCCGCAACAAGGCCTGGGACAGCCAGGTGATGGACATCGCCACCCCGGCCTGGCGCGAACATCTGTTCAAGCGCGCCAAGGCCTTGCAGGACCAGGGCTATGCCGGTCTGTTCCTCGATACCCTGGACAGTTTCCAGTTGCTCCCCGAAGCCCAGCGCGAAGCGCAACGCCACGCCCTGGCGTCGTTCCTGCGGGAACTGCACAGCCGCTTGCCCAACCTGAAACTGTTTTTCAACCGCGGTTTCGAGGTCTTGGGCGAACTCGACGGCGTCGCCTCGGCGGTGGCCGTCGAATCGATCCATGCCGGCTGGGATGCCGCGGCCAAGCGTTATCGGCCGGTTTCCGAGGCCGACCGCAACTGGCTCGAAGGTGAACTCAAGCCACTGCGGGCAAAAAACATTCCCTTGGTGGCCATCGACTACTTGCCGCCCAGCCGCCGCGAAGAAGCGCGCAAGCTGGCGCGCCAACTGAGTCAGGAAGGCTTTATCCCGGTGGTCACCACCCCGGACCTCAACTCGATCGGCCTGAGCACCGTGGAAGTGCAGCCGCGGCGCATCGCCATGCTCTATGACCCGCGTGAAGGCGAACTCTACGATCACGCCGGGCACCGCATGCTCGGCGGCCTGCTGGAATACCTGGGCTACCGCGTGGACTACCTGCCGGCCGATGACAGCCTGCCGTCCTACAGCTTCGCCGGCTTGTACGCTGGGGTGGTGCTGTGGATGACCAGCGGCCCGCCCCAGGACAGCCGTGCTTTAAGCCGCTGGATCGGCCAGCGCCTGGACGAACAGGTGCCGCTGGCCATCATGGCCGGCCTGCCGATCGAAGACCGCGCGCTGCTCAAGCGCCTGGGGCTGGGCCTGGCGGCGCCTGGAGCACGCGGCGCCCTGCAGATCCTGAGCCAGGACAAGAGCCTGATCGGTGGCTTCGAAGCACCGGTGGTGGCGCGGACCCGCGAACTGACCCGGGTCACGCTGTTGCCCGACGGGCCGAAACCGGCCTTGCTGCTGGGGGACGACAAGGGCGGCAAGTACGCGCCCGTAGCCATCGGTGCCTGGGGCGGCATGGCCCTGGCGCCTTATGTGGTGGAAGCCAATGTCGAGCGCAGCCGCTGGATTCTCGACCCGTTCGCCTTTATCCAGAAGGCCCTGCACCTGCCGGCGCAACCGCGCCCGGACACCTCCACCGAGAACGGCCGGCGGATCGCTACGGTGCACATCGACGGCGACGGCTTTCCGTCCCACGCCGAAGTGCGCGGGACCCCGTATTCCGGGCGTCAGGTGCTGGACGACTACATCCGGCCCAACCCGTACCTGACCTCGGTGTCGATCATCGAAGGGGAGATCGGGCCCAAGGGCATGTCGCCGTTCCTCGCCCCGGAACTGGAGCCGATTGCCCGGGAGATCTTTGCCGATTCCAAGGTCGAGGTGGCCACCCACACCTACAGCCACCCGTTCTACATGCAGCCGGACAAGGCCAAGAAGGACGAGGACTTCCACGCCGAATACGGCCTGCGCCTGAACATTCCGGGGTACAAGACCCTGGACTACAAGCGTGAGATCTACGGCTCGCGGGACTACATCAACAGCCGCCTGACTACCGCGCAGAAGCCGGTGAAGCTGATCTTCTGGCCGGGGGACGCGCTGCCCAGCGCTGACACCATCAAGATGGCCTACGCCGCCGGGCTGAAGAACGTCAACGGCGGGCAGACCATCCTGACCAAGGCCAACTCGTCGCTGACCGGCCTGTACCCCTTGCTGCGTCCCACCGAAGGCGGTCTGCAGTACTACGCGCCGGTGATCAACGAGAACATGTACACCAACCTCTGGAAGGGCCCGTATTACGGTTTCCGCGATGTGATCGACACCTTCGAGCTGACCGACAGCCCGCGGCGTCTGCGCGGGATTCACCTGTACTACCACTTCTATTCGGGCACCAAGCAGGCCTCGATCAAGGCCATGACCGAGATCTACCAGTTCATGCGCGGCCAGCAGCCGCTGTCCTTGTGGATGAGCGACTACCTGGACCGGGTCCACGGCCTGTACCAGGCCAGTCTGGCGCGTACCGCCGACGGCGACTGGCAGGTGCGCGGCCTGGATGGCTTGCGCACCCTGCGCCTGGACCCGGCGCTCGGCTGGCCGGATCTCGGCCGCTCCCGGGGCGTGGCCGGGGTTCGCGATCTGCCCCAGGGGCGCTATGTGGCCTTGAGCAGCGATCAGCCGTTGCTGGCCCTGCGTCCCGAGCGTGACCCGCGTCCGGCCCTGGAACTGGCGAACATCCCTCTGCGGGACTGGCGTTATGTGAATGACCGGCAGGTGGCGTTCTCGTTCGCGGGTCAATTCAACCTGGAGTTCTCGGTGCGTTCGGCCAGTGCCTGTCGGGTCGAGGTCCAGGGGCAACGCTACGCCGGCAAGTCCGAACAGGGCCTGTGGCATTTCCAACTTCCTTTGAAGCAGGTGAGTGATGGCCAACTCTTCTGCAACTAA
- a CDS encoding NAD-dependent epimerase/dehydratase family protein, with amino-acid sequence MSTERILVTGGAGFIGSHLVDALLAKGYAVHVLDDLSTGKTSNLPMTHHGLQLTVGDVADATLLATAMQGCDAVVHLAAVASVQASVEDPVRTHQSNFIGTLRVCEAMVAAGIRRVVFASSAAVYGNNGEGTAIDEQTPKSPLTPYASDKLASEYYLDFYRRQHGLEPVILRFFNIFGPRQDPSSPYSGVISIFSERARSQRPITLFGDGGQTRDFVYVADLVKILVQGLEQPAPAIDATNVGLGGVTSLNDLIATLQQISGQPLQVNHAAARPGDIRHSKADNRRLRERFVLGTPTRLGEGLAQLYRSL; translated from the coding sequence ATGTCTACTGAACGGATACTGGTTACGGGTGGCGCCGGTTTCATTGGTTCGCACTTGGTCGATGCGCTGTTGGCCAAAGGCTATGCCGTTCATGTGCTGGATGATCTGTCCACTGGCAAGACCAGCAATCTGCCTATGACCCATCACGGCCTGCAACTCACGGTCGGTGATGTCGCCGATGCCACGCTCCTGGCCACGGCCATGCAAGGCTGCGACGCGGTGGTGCACCTGGCGGCGGTGGCTTCGGTGCAGGCCTCGGTCGAAGACCCGGTGCGCACCCACCAGAGCAACTTCATCGGCACCCTGCGGGTCTGCGAGGCCATGGTCGCGGCGGGTATCCGCCGGGTGGTGTTCGCTTCCAGCGCCGCGGTCTATGGCAATAACGGCGAGGGCACCGCGATCGATGAACAGACGCCCAAGTCGCCCCTCACGCCCTACGCATCTGACAAGCTCGCCAGCGAGTACTACCTGGATTTCTACCGTCGCCAGCATGGCCTGGAACCGGTAATCCTGCGCTTTTTCAATATTTTCGGTCCGCGCCAGGACCCTTCCTCGCCGTATTCCGGGGTGATCAGCATCTTCAGCGAACGGGCCAGGAGCCAGCGGCCGATCACCCTGTTCGGCGATGGCGGGCAGACCCGGGATTTCGTCTATGTCGCCGACCTGGTGAAGATCCTGGTCCAGGGCCTTGAGCAACCTGCACCGGCGATCGATGCCACCAACGTCGGCCTGGGTGGCGTGACCAGCCTCAACGACCTGATCGCGACCCTGCAACAGATCAGCGGCCAGCCGCTGCAGGTGAATCATGCCGCGGCGCGACCCGGTGATATCCGCCATTCGAAGGCCGACAACCGACGTTTGCGCGAGCGCTTCGTCCTGGGGACGCCGACCCGTCTCGGGGAGGGCCTGGCCCAGCTGTACCGCAGTCTCTAG
- a CDS encoding tetratricopeptide repeat protein — protein MANSSATNKAPQARLLNPWALLLVAIAVGVLLWATYRNEDAFRPKGGQPDEVSASYAEVLLAAHPENSELRTQLLDLLIQLGDYPKAEKHLAEWPQPDPALKAYYRLQLDALALNNSTDSAALQALAERFKAFDYRSLPSPQLERLASLALAAQAPGLAADAYAELARRDPKQAQHWLPEAARWYQASEQPGRAADLYVQLLDAGQTPEVRRQLLQQAFTTLVAADRGDQAAELLARELAAQPQAEFDAGLLDRGVDVAIAHNRSDLAEQFFSAWRKLQPDSPEVLAKEFKQRLAFGDLNGAHAVGVQLLDLRPEDPALLEQMAHLAEWQGDSASALGYWISLSKLRHDPAQFEHTWRLAMQTYDFDRGIPLLAGIMDTRALSNVELDALVYAEESRGTPEQAEVWLRRYVAKYPKHRLAWVRLLQNLENTEQYPERLAVWKNFAKRYPLTSTERVDWANNYLKLFDSQSAWKVITAVDGNKIDDLNYWQSRASLAWDLELDDELQLALEKMLAIKGSLNSGDESQLIALYRTRDPRKALQLTVDSWRQGHDPQRLVAALQLAQELQDWPLVVDLLKEAEQYPDASDQSQVLAARGALAVQQGNSDEALRLYRLGLSRFPDDNTFRERLLWLYVDLGRSAEIKPLLQQWRALARSDSTLWLPFAAASQLVGRNTEALAWYRLYLQGNSQDWMVQAAYADALESAGYADSAQRLRLKLDRQVTAEQVRATPQGYATWLRLLASSYSSRKAQNQAMQWQDGSKPMLQLWFDQFLARLDDLNQSAQKDEWLAWARSRGLKISSYEQIQEALRGSNRQALERLVAGGSLDPAQQVEALNSLGRGGEALATGLSALGDDQPPAIREQLRRQAIEMTERTPQGVQLAWERQDYGGLVFNGPRLTAARYLNDNWYAKLVLEQGQYSGDTLDSGRLGTETNTELTLQRQVENGNYKLILDSSLRKDDDRNGLGISRTWQVDSGNELDAGADWHRKNEDSGLMRAFGQQDGLWVGGRHRYSARDQLSWNLAQRWFSTRGGDDLGSGQALKIEFDHTLQFEGPNWELRSGIDYQQNSLNNRSLPNLANTLGGGIDLAGIQLDDPSQINSQTLLQKRYGQLFFGSAWRRGFPGALNRTRGQYTWLVDVSSGWQWTDNTINYAISTGIGTEVLGDDELAVTFGYQSAPQGGTGKSGGTAGVSYSVRFGR, from the coding sequence ATGGCCAACTCTTCTGCAACTAACAAGGCCCCGCAGGCGCGGCTGCTCAATCCCTGGGCCTTGCTGCTGGTGGCGATTGCCGTCGGCGTGCTGCTGTGGGCGACCTATCGCAACGAAGACGCCTTCCGGCCCAAAGGTGGCCAACCGGACGAGGTGTCCGCCAGCTATGCCGAAGTGCTGCTGGCCGCCCATCCGGAAAACAGCGAGTTGCGCACCCAGCTGCTGGATCTGCTGATTCAGCTGGGTGACTACCCCAAGGCCGAGAAACACCTGGCCGAGTGGCCGCAACCCGACCCGGCGCTCAAGGCCTACTACCGTCTGCAGCTCGATGCCCTGGCGCTGAACAACAGCACCGACAGCGCCGCGCTGCAGGCCCTGGCCGAGCGTTTCAAGGCCTTCGATTACCGCTCCTTGCCCAGCCCGCAGCTGGAGCGCCTGGCTTCCCTGGCCTTGGCGGCCCAGGCGCCGGGGCTGGCGGCGGATGCCTACGCCGAGCTGGCGCGTCGCGATCCCAAGCAGGCTCAACACTGGCTGCCCGAGGCGGCGCGCTGGTATCAGGCCAGCGAACAGCCGGGGCGCGCCGCCGACCTTTATGTGCAACTGCTCGATGCCGGCCAGACCCCTGAAGTGCGTCGCCAGCTCCTGCAGCAAGCCTTCACCACCCTGGTGGCGGCGGATCGTGGCGATCAGGCCGCCGAGCTGCTGGCCCGCGAGCTGGCGGCGCAGCCGCAAGCCGAATTCGATGCCGGGCTGCTGGACCGGGGCGTTGATGTGGCGATTGCCCACAACCGCTCGGACCTGGCCGAGCAGTTCTTCAGCGCCTGGCGCAAGTTGCAGCCCGACAGCCCGGAGGTCCTGGCCAAGGAGTTCAAGCAGCGTTTGGCCTTCGGCGACCTGAACGGCGCCCATGCGGTGGGCGTGCAACTGCTGGACCTGCGCCCGGAGGATCCGGCACTGCTGGAGCAGATGGCCCATCTCGCCGAGTGGCAGGGCGATTCGGCCTCGGCGCTGGGCTACTGGATCAGCCTGAGCAAGCTGCGTCACGACCCGGCGCAGTTCGAACACACCTGGCGCCTGGCGATGCAGACCTACGACTTCGACCGCGGCATTCCGCTGCTGGCCGGGATCATGGACACCCGGGCCTTGAGCAATGTCGAGCTCGACGCCCTGGTGTACGCCGAAGAATCCCGCGGCACCCCCGAGCAGGCGGAAGTCTGGCTGCGCCGCTATGTCGCCAAGTACCCCAAGCACCGGCTGGCCTGGGTGCGCCTGTTGCAGAACCTGGAAAACACCGAGCAATACCCGGAGCGTCTGGCGGTGTGGAAGAATTTCGCCAAGCGTTACCCGCTGACCAGCACCGAGCGGGTGGACTGGGCCAACAACTACCTCAAGCTGTTTGACAGCCAGTCGGCGTGGAAGGTGATCACCGCGGTCGATGGCAACAAGATCGACGACCTCAACTACTGGCAGTCCCGCGCCTCCCTGGCCTGGGACCTGGAACTGGACGATGAGCTGCAGCTGGCCCTGGAGAAGATGCTGGCGATCAAGGGCTCGCTCAACAGCGGTGACGAAAGTCAGCTGATTGCCCTGTATCGCACCCGCGATCCGCGCAAGGCCTTGCAGCTGACCGTCGACAGTTGGCGCCAGGGCCACGATCCGCAGCGCCTGGTCGCCGCTTTGCAACTGGCCCAGGAGCTTCAGGATTGGCCGCTGGTGGTCGATCTGCTCAAGGAGGCCGAGCAGTACCCGGATGCCTCCGATCAGTCCCAGGTGCTGGCCGCGCGCGGCGCCCTGGCGGTGCAACAGGGCAACAGCGACGAGGCGTTGCGCCTGTATCGCCTGGGCTTGAGCCGGTTCCCGGATGACAACACCTTCCGCGAACGCCTGTTGTGGCTGTATGTCGACCTGGGCCGCAGCGCCGAGATCAAGCCGCTGTTGCAGCAATGGCGCGCCCTGGCCCGCAGTGACAGCACGCTGTGGCTGCCATTCGCCGCCGCCAGCCAGTTGGTGGGGCGCAATACCGAGGCCCTGGCCTGGTATCGCCTGTACCTGCAAGGCAACTCGCAGGACTGGATGGTCCAGGCTGCCTATGCCGATGCCCTGGAGAGCGCGGGTTATGCCGACTCGGCCCAGCGCCTGCGGCTCAAGCTCGATCGCCAGGTGACCGCGGAGCAGGTCCGCGCCACGCCTCAGGGCTATGCCACCTGGCTGCGCCTGCTGGCCAGCAGCTACTCGTCGCGCAAGGCACAGAACCAGGCCATGCAATGGCAGGACGGTTCCAAACCGATGCTGCAGCTGTGGTTCGATCAATTCCTCGCGCGCCTGGATGACCTCAATCAGTCGGCGCAGAAGGACGAGTGGCTGGCCTGGGCCCGCAGCCGGGGCCTGAAGATCAGCAGCTACGAACAGATCCAGGAAGCCTTGCGCGGCAGTAACCGCCAGGCCCTGGAGCGTCTGGTGGCCGGCGGCAGCCTGGATCCGGCGCAGCAGGTCGAAGCCCTGAACAGCCTCGGGCGCGGCGGTGAAGCCTTGGCCACCGGCCTGTCGGCGCTGGGTGACGACCAGCCGCCAGCGATCCGCGAGCAGTTGCGCCGGCAGGCCATCGAGATGACCGAGCGCACGCCCCAGGGCGTGCAACTGGCCTGGGAGCGCCAGGACTACGGCGGACTGGTGTTCAACGGCCCGCGGCTGACCGCCGCCCGTTACCTCAACGACAACTGGTACGCCAAGCTGGTGCTGGAGCAGGGCCAATACAGCGGCGATACCCTGGACTCGGGGCGCTTGGGCACTGAAACCAATACCGAGCTGACCCTGCAGCGTCAGGTGGAGAACGGCAATTACAAGCTGATCCTCGACAGCAGCCTGCGCAAGGACGATGACCGCAACGGCCTGGGCATCAGTCGTACCTGGCAGGTGGACAGCGGCAACGAGCTGGACGCCGGCGCCGACTGGCACCGCAAGAACGAAGACAGCGGACTGATGCGTGCCTTCGGCCAGCAGGATGGTCTCTGGGTCGGCGGCCGGCATCGCTACTCGGCCCGTGACCAGCTGTCCTGGAACCTGGCCCAGCGCTGGTTCTCGACCCGCGGCGGCGACGACCTGGGCAGCGGTCAGGCGCTGAAGATCGAGTTCGACCACACCCTGCAGTTCGAAGGTCCGAACTGGGAACTGCGCAGCGGCATCGACTACCAGCAGAACAGCCTGAACAACCGCTCGCTGCCCAACCTGGCCAATACCCTGGGCGGGGGCATCGATCTGGCCGGCATCCAGCTCGACGACCCGAGCCAGATCAACAGCCAGACCCTGCTGCAGAAACGCTATGGCCAGCTGTTCTTCGGCAGTGCCTGGCGCCGCGGCTTCCCGGGGGCGCTGAACCGCACGCGCGGGCAGTACACCTGGCTGGTGGACGTCAGCTCCGGCTGGCAGTGGACCGACAACACCATCAACTACGCCATCAGTACCGGTATCGGCACCGAGGTGCTAGGGGATGACGAATTGGCAGTGACCTTCGGTTACCAGTCGGCGCCACAAGGCGGAACCGGCAAATCCGGCGGCACTGCAGGTGTCAGCTACAGCGTGCGTTTTGGACGCTGA